A region from the Triticum aestivum cultivar Chinese Spring chromosome 3D, IWGSC CS RefSeq v2.1, whole genome shotgun sequence genome encodes:
- the LOC123077230 gene encoding nascent polypeptide-associated complex subunit alpha, muscle-specific form, protein MPPRQDGAAAPTTSPPPSPGGTTSATKGAGAGAAPPPSSPHPASKGPSAPGGTGTGDEAAATPPSSPRSGGSPPVASPSPAPVSCPASPRVHCGGRGSPPTASPPPASASCNTSPRVRVSLLELVATGHGKPAAGAHEEGGEVEKAMEDPVETPALSDSEKQLSSAPGGTAAAAAAPPSTLDERETLLRRTHYAAVPQDHATPSKWVGDVDADRTTRMPAVQRMEDGLRSETSRLKAKEKKGEEEKRKGKEDGNEDNHVCLGSGFFRWNAEPARDDASSALKQQLLMPQQSKLMPTPSDTPNPIIPEITAMTTRTSTLKGKVYHFESCLMPLRSESPKTYGICSFPSLGQITSESKDPEMVKIGLRVLTRSSENLDERRLYSTIHEILKAVVAKYNASQLLTQQERVRWEIRKILTDQAQNFGIAIDGVSIVSLSFEKVFTQDIQEKEVTTQEDEQGNRTTQEAGQDNRSAMIRSQEDDQIWNKRQIGYIFDLGTALGIIFLIRPWLPSGYDRWILAAFAAVWGAGSVGLPIGMFGTSRVEKNCSRHVGRFISLSFSLLVLYAIYILTLNVSGTPSTPSVSSFGITNGDGDGDGDADWWTTAGFIVIAALVAFGHLCSWIRGCCTGGDRDMLP, encoded by the exons atgcctcCGCGGCAAGACGGCGCGGCGGCGCCGACCACCTCGCCACCGCCGAGCCCCGGCGGCACGACCTCCGCTACcaagggcgcgggcgcgggcgcagcTCCCCCACCCTCGTCTCCGCACCCCGCCTCCAAGGGCCCGTCCGCTCCGGGTGGCACAGGCACCGGCGATGAGGCCGCTGCTACTCCGCCCTCGTCTCCGCGCTCCGGCGGAAGCCCCCCCGTCGCCTCGCCATCCCCAGCACCGGTCTCCTGCCCCGCCTCTCCACGGGTTCACTGCGGCGGCCGCGGAAGCCCCCCCACGGCCTCGCCACCCCCAGCATCAGCTTCCTGCAACACCTCCCCCAGGGTTCGCGTCTCTCTTCTAGAGCTGGTGGCGACCGGCCACGGCAAGCCTGCGGCGGGCGCGCACGAGGAGGGAGGGGAGGTGGAGAAGGCGATGGAAGACCCCGTCGAGACGCCCGCGCTCTCTGACTCGGAGAAGCAGCTCTCATCCGCTCCGGGTggtaccgccgccgccgccgctgctccgccCTCAACTCTTGATGAGCGGGAGACACTCTTGAGGCGGACGCATTACGCTGCTGTCCCGCAAGATCATGCAACACCGAGCAAATGGGTGGGTGATGTAGATGCAGACCGGACAACCAGAATGCCTGCGGTGCAGAGGATGGAAGATGGGTTGAGGTCCGAGACGTCCAGACTTAAAGCTAAAGAgaagaagggggaggaggagaagaggaaggggaaggaggaTGGGAATGAGGACAATCATGTCTGTCTTGGGTCTGGATTCTTTCGTTGGAATGCAGAGCCAGCCAGGGATGATGCATCGTCAGCGCTGAAGCAACAACTGCTTATGCCCCAACAGTCAAAATTAATGCCCACTCCATCGGACACACCCAATCCTATAATACCTGAGATTACAGCAATGACTACGAGGACTTCCACGCTCAAGGGCAAG GTATATCATTTTGAGTCTTGTTTGATGCCTCTAAGGTCTGAAAGTCCAAAGACTTATGGCATATGTTCTTTTCCCAGCCTTGGTCAGATCACTTCTGAAAGCAAAGATCCTGAGATG GTGAAAATTGGCCTCCGCGTCCTTACAAGATCGAGCGAGAACTTGGATGAGAGGAGGTTATATTCAACCATTCATGAAATACTGAAAGCTGTAGTTGCTAAATACAATGCCAGTCAGCTTCTAACACAGCAAGAG CGCGTGAGGTGGGAGATTAGAAAGATACTGACAGATCAGGCACAGAACTTTGGAATTGCCATTGATGGTGTCTCCATTGTAAGCCTGAGCTTTGAAAAGGTGTTTACTCAGGACATTCAAGAGAAAGAGGTGACTACACAAGAAGATGAGCAAGGTAACAGGACTACACAAGAAGCTGGGCAAGATAACAGGAGTGCAATGATCAGGTCACAG GAGGACGATCAGATCTGGAACAAGAGGCAGATTGGCTACATATTTGATCTAGGTACTGCGCTGGGCATCATATTTTTGATTCGACCCTGGTTGCCTAGTGGCTATGATCGTTGGATATTGGCTGCGTTTGCTGCCGTTTGGGGGGCGGGCAGCGTGGGCTTGCCCATCGGAATGTTTGGCACCTCCAGGGTTGAAAAAAATTGCAGTCGACATGTAGGGCGATTCATCTCTCTTTCCTTCTCACTGCTGGTCCTCTATGCCATCTACATCCTCACACTAAATGTCTCCGGCACTCCATCAACTCCATCTGTGTCGTCATTTGGAATCACCaacggtgatggtgatggtgatggtgatgctgACTGGTGGACAACTGCTGGCTTCATTGTGATTGCGGCTCTAGTGGCATTTGGACACCTATGTTCCTGGATAAGA GGGTGTTGTACAGGTGGTGACAGGGACATGTTGCCTTAG
- the LOC123074024 gene encoding uncharacterized protein has translation MPAYDVRCSLLEEGRLPAVAPRLVPKPKRTNPPWVRAIRAFGNTACVLFIVFILAFMVPRSRDKNHLRLFFNCAIPVLLSLGFPVMAYILTMDVDDQPQPQGACNA, from the exons ATGCCGGCGTACGATGTGCGCTGCAGCTTGCTGGAGGAAGGACGGCTGCCGGCCGTGGCGCCACGCCTCGTGCCAAAACCCAAGAGAACCAACCCTCCGTGGGTCCGCGCAATCAGG GCGTTCGGCAACACGGCGTGTGTACTATTTATTGTCTTCATCTTGGCGTTCATGGTTCCACGGAGCAGGGACAAGAACCACCTCCGTCTGTTCTTCAACTGCGCCATCCCCGTGCTCCTCTCGCTTGGTTTTCCTGTCATGGCGTATATCCTCACGATGGACGTTGATGATCAACCTCAACCTCAGGGCGCATGCAATGCGTGA